A window of Bradyrhizobium sp. AZCC 1610 contains these coding sequences:
- a CDS encoding aminotransferase class III-fold pyridoxal phosphate-dependent enzyme has product MTIKSLLRSAARVHEPRAVICSSRICRPIIQIVDRGEGPYLFDTDGRRYFDGLSGAMTANLGHGLREIADKMADQAATVAFTFRKPVQQCCCGKVGPQTLRTGAGRP; this is encoded by the coding sequence CTGACGATCAAATCACTGCTGCGGTCTGCGGCACGAGTTCACGAACCGAGAGCAGTTATTTGCTCAAGCCGAATCTGTCGACCAATTATCCAAATAGTTGATCGCGGCGAGGGGCCTTATCTGTTCGATACCGACGGCCGCCGCTATTTCGACGGGTTGAGCGGCGCGATGACTGCGAACCTCGGTCACGGCTTGCGAGAGATCGCCGACAAGATGGCTGACCAGGCGGCCACAGTTGCCTTCACGTTCAGAAAACCAGTTCAGCAATGTTGCTGCGGAAAAGTTGGCCCGCAAACTCTGCGAACTGGCGCCGGGCGACCTTGA
- a CDS encoding ABC transporter ATP-binding protein, producing the protein MGQSEKSALRLTNVSKSYGRVRALENLSFRVAEGRFFVLFGPSSVGKTTTLRTIAGLIVPERGHVEIFGKDWTHEPIAGRGVSMVFQSFALYPHLTVYDNLAYPLIEEKRPREEIDRRVKETAAMLRLDTKINRKPNTLSGGEQQRVALGRSLIRRPRILLLDEPLTNLDAKLRHEMRAELKRLHRQFGLTIVYATPDELEALSMGEEIAVMRDGGVVQIGTPDELFEAPCDLYVASKIGSPHMNMIKGRLATDSAALESAIGPLPFVKKLQAAEAGEAAVVGIRPSDVRFAGKGEQGLKTNISMLEPLGDVTIVSVETGGETLRMVLPESAASGLQPGQQAAVILDPSKFYIFRASSGRTMA; encoded by the coding sequence ATGGGGCAGTCTGAGAAATCTGCACTGCGTTTGACAAATGTAAGCAAGTCATACGGCCGCGTGCGGGCCCTTGAAAACCTGTCCTTCAGGGTGGCGGAAGGTCGTTTCTTCGTATTGTTTGGGCCGAGCTCAGTTGGCAAGACGACGACGCTCCGCACAATCGCTGGTCTCATCGTTCCCGAGCGCGGGCACGTCGAGATTTTTGGCAAGGATTGGACCCATGAGCCGATTGCGGGTCGGGGCGTGTCAATGGTGTTCCAGTCCTTCGCGCTCTATCCGCACCTGACCGTTTACGACAACCTCGCCTATCCGCTGATCGAAGAAAAGCGCCCGCGTGAGGAGATCGATCGCCGCGTGAAGGAGACAGCGGCGATGCTCCGGCTCGACACGAAGATCAATCGAAAGCCCAATACGCTTTCGGGTGGCGAACAGCAGCGCGTGGCCTTGGGTCGCTCCTTGATACGCCGCCCCAGGATCCTGTTGCTGGACGAGCCTTTGACCAATCTCGACGCGAAGCTACGCCATGAGATGCGGGCGGAACTGAAGCGCCTTCACCGCCAGTTTGGTCTCACCATCGTCTACGCCACACCCGACGAGCTCGAAGCCCTCTCGATGGGTGAGGAAATCGCAGTGATGCGCGACGGCGGCGTGGTGCAGATCGGAACGCCGGACGAACTCTTCGAAGCGCCGTGTGATCTGTACGTGGCAAGCAAGATCGGCTCGCCCCACATGAACATGATCAAAGGCAGGCTGGCCACAGACAGCGCCGCCCTCGAATCCGCAATTGGGCCACTACCTTTCGTGAAAAAGTTGCAAGCCGCAGAAGCCGGTGAAGCGGCCGTGGTCGGCATCCGCCCGAGCGACGTGCGCTTTGCCGGGAAGGGCGAGCAAGGCCTCAAGACCAATATTTCCATGCTTGAGCCGCTGGGGGACGTCACGATCGTATCAGTGGAAACCGGCGGCGAAACGCTGCGCATGGTGTTGCCGGAATCTGCCGCCTCGGGTTTGCAGCCCGGCCAACAGGCGGCAGTTATTCTCGATCCAAGCAAATTCTACATCTTCCGCGCTTCGAGTGGGCGGACGATGGCCTGA
- a CDS encoding ABC transporter ATP-binding protein, which translates to MSTIEIRDLTKKFGTFVAVKDANLSVAAGEIVCLLGPSGCGKTTTLRTIAGLERATAGDVVIAGQRVNHLPPEKRDIAMVFQFYALYPALSVGRNIAMPLHREAIGSAEVAARVRKVADILHLRDILDRLPGQISEGEKQRVAVARAIVRDPKCFLFDEPLSRLDVELRHSMRGQIKAVLSNLTKATVIVTHDQLEALTMADRIAIMRDGLIEQVGSPHEVFAKPANVFVASFIGTPQMNLIDAQFKSYGNGKAKVVFDEQDVDLSVHPAVANLKAGKVTVGIRPRAFSVVSEDTRDTIDAMAELIEPMGAETLIHARTKTGSDIRVVVPRDKRVKIGEALHLVPDPVQTHVFADDGKAVRA; encoded by the coding sequence ATGTCGACCATCGAAATACGCGACCTCACCAAGAAGTTCGGCACATTTGTTGCCGTCAAAGATGCCAACCTGTCCGTGGCTGCGGGTGAAATTGTTTGTCTGCTCGGTCCTTCGGGCTGCGGCAAGACGACTACGCTGCGCACGATTGCCGGCCTCGAACGCGCCACCGCAGGGGATGTCGTCATTGCAGGGCAGCGCGTGAATCACCTGCCGCCGGAGAAGCGCGACATCGCAATGGTCTTCCAGTTCTATGCGCTCTATCCGGCGCTGAGTGTTGGGCGGAACATTGCAATGCCTCTTCACCGCGAAGCAATTGGGAGCGCGGAAGTGGCAGCTCGCGTCAGGAAGGTGGCTGATATCTTGCACCTTCGCGATATCCTGGACCGATTGCCAGGACAGATTTCGGAGGGCGAGAAGCAACGTGTTGCTGTTGCCCGCGCCATTGTTCGGGATCCCAAATGCTTTCTGTTCGACGAACCCCTCTCGCGGCTCGATGTGGAGCTCCGTCACTCCATGCGGGGCCAGATCAAGGCCGTGCTGTCAAATCTCACGAAAGCCACCGTCATAGTCACCCACGACCAGCTTGAAGCCCTGACCATGGCAGACCGTATTGCCATCATGCGCGACGGGCTCATCGAGCAGGTGGGGAGCCCGCATGAGGTCTTCGCAAAACCCGCCAACGTCTTTGTTGCGAGCTTCATCGGCACGCCGCAGATGAACCTGATCGACGCACAATTCAAGAGCTACGGCAACGGCAAGGCGAAAGTGGTCTTCGACGAGCAGGATGTCGATCTGAGCGTCCATCCCGCGGTCGCAAACCTGAAGGCTGGAAAGGTCACCGTGGGAATTCGCCCGCGAGCTTTCAGCGTTGTTTCCGAGGACACCCGGGACACGATCGACGCCATGGCCGAGCTCATTGAGCCAATGGGTGCCGAGACGCTTATTCACGCGCGCACCAAGACGGGCAGCGACATCCGGGTCGTCGTGCCGCGTGACAAAAGGGTGAAGATCGGCGAGGCGCTCCACCTCGTTCCAGATCCCGTGCAAACCCACGTGTTCGCAGACGACGGAAAGGCGGTGCGCGCATGA
- a CDS encoding aminotransferase class III-fold pyridoxal phosphate-dependent enzyme, whose product MPSRSENQFSNVAAEKLARKLCELAPGDLDRAFFVNSGSEASEYAIRMSLHYWKERGRAAPELATLPRIERFPTTENRWAHKSLPHASPARQCRFEPFELRQSLRPESHPGPEVLLPYAVTGKRWQASL is encoded by the coding sequence TTGCCTTCACGTTCAGAAAACCAGTTCAGCAATGTTGCTGCGGAAAAGTTGGCCCGCAAACTCTGCGAACTGGCGCCGGGCGACCTTGACCGGGCGTTCTTTGTGAACAGCGGTTCGGAAGCGTCCGAATATGCCATACGGATGTCGCTGCATTATTGGAAAGAGCGCGGCCGTGCCGCGCCGGAATTGGCCACACTTCCCAGAATCGAGCGGTTTCCGACAACGGAGAACCGATGGGCACACAAATCACTTCCCCACGCTAGTCCGGCACGCCAGTGCAGATTCGAGCCTTTTGAGTTGCGCCAAAGCCTTCGCCCTGAAAGCCATCCAGGCCCTGAAGTTCTGTTGCCCTATGCGGTCACGGGGAAGCGGTGGCAAGCCTCGCTATGA
- a CDS encoding LysR family transcriptional regulator, with translation MPDFRRKLPSSHALFVFDAAARNGSFTAAAAELNVTQPAVSRMLGQFEDYLGVRLFDRTNGRAALTEDGEILYRHVSDGFRSIESGLIEIDRRRKGTETVTLSVSSAFTTHWLMPRIDKLQRQFPTVDLRFQLISGPLRGPVDNVDLGMRFRDRYDPARNGALVMKEVMLPICSPAYRDADSADGSIEANTIIRLADTPGDWAAEYPAFLTRRSGPAKSLSFSDYAVVVQAALLGQGIALGWLTVASHWLLTGALVPASETLTTTRRLCELVHPHDRSIRPVVSEIRDWIIEQMCSDMAAIDRLYPRLRLMASSY, from the coding sequence CGGAAGCTGCCCTCGAGCCACGCGCTGTTCGTCTTTGACGCGGCGGCGCGCAATGGCAGCTTCACGGCGGCGGCGGCCGAACTGAACGTCACCCAGCCCGCGGTAAGCCGGATGCTCGGACAGTTCGAGGACTATCTCGGCGTTCGCCTGTTCGACCGCACCAATGGCCGCGCGGCCCTGACGGAAGACGGCGAGATTCTCTATCGCCACGTATCGGATGGATTCCGCAGCATCGAAAGCGGCCTGATCGAGATCGACCGCCGCCGCAAGGGCACCGAGACGGTCACGCTCTCGGTCTCCTCGGCGTTCACCACCCATTGGCTGATGCCCCGCATCGACAAGCTGCAGCGCCAGTTTCCGACCGTCGATCTCCGCTTCCAGCTTATCTCCGGTCCGCTGCGCGGGCCGGTCGACAATGTCGATCTCGGCATGCGGTTTCGCGATCGATACGATCCCGCGCGGAACGGCGCGCTGGTCATGAAGGAAGTCATGCTGCCGATCTGCAGCCCGGCCTATCGCGACGCAGACAGCGCGGATGGATCGATCGAGGCCAATACCATCATCCGCCTCGCCGATACCCCCGGCGATTGGGCTGCGGAATATCCGGCCTTTCTCACCAGACGATCGGGGCCCGCCAAGTCGTTGAGTTTTTCCGACTATGCGGTGGTGGTTCAGGCGGCGTTGCTCGGCCAGGGCATTGCGCTCGGCTGGCTTACGGTCGCATCGCATTGGCTGCTGACCGGCGCTTTGGTCCCTGCCTCGGAAACGCTCACCACGACACGGCGGCTTTGCGAACTGGTGCACCCGCATGACCGATCGATCCGGCCGGTCGTCAGCGAGATTCGCGACTGGATCATCGAGCAGATGTGCAGCGACATGGCCGCCATCGACCGGCTCTACCCGCGTTTACGGCTGATGGCTTCGAGCTATTAG
- a CDS encoding carbohydrate ABC transporter permease, which produces MTDRVSFWERIGFRSVGGIAEAGWGRTLVVAVVSFIYFLPVLFIIFTAIKPQGLALSVPPTLSPTSFFGLIPDQFVFTPTLDNFASVFSRVMTAGGQPESTGFDRFFFNSIVIASASVLLALVIGTLAAYGFSRYPLKGNDTYLFVILTTRMLPAIVVIIPVILMFRAVGLSGSYLGIIMLYTAFNLAFTVWMMKSFFDELSTDVEDAARIDGSSEIKVFFKICLPQVVAGLAATFVFGLILTWNEFLFALLLTGPDTRTVPVAMNQAVSSGGRGTDWTLLAAIETLFLVPVFLATFFLQDHLLRGVTFGTVRK; this is translated from the coding sequence ATGACAGACAGAGTTTCTTTCTGGGAGCGGATTGGCTTTCGTAGCGTCGGCGGCATCGCGGAGGCGGGTTGGGGCCGCACGCTCGTCGTGGCGGTTGTTAGCTTCATCTACTTCCTGCCGGTTCTCTTCATTATCTTCACGGCTATAAAGCCGCAGGGGCTGGCGCTTTCAGTGCCGCCAACGCTTTCGCCTACCTCATTCTTTGGTCTCATCCCCGATCAGTTTGTCTTCACGCCGACCTTGGACAACTTTGCCTCGGTCTTTTCCCGCGTCATGACGGCGGGTGGTCAGCCGGAATCCACCGGGTTTGACCGGTTCTTCTTCAACTCCATCGTGATCGCGTCGGCGTCCGTCCTGCTTGCCCTCGTTATCGGCACGTTAGCCGCCTATGGCTTCTCGCGCTATCCGCTCAAGGGCAACGATACCTATCTCTTCGTCATTTTGACGACTCGTATGCTGCCTGCGATCGTCGTCATCATTCCGGTGATCTTGATGTTCCGCGCCGTGGGCCTTTCCGGATCCTATCTCGGCATCATCATGCTCTATACGGCTTTCAATCTCGCATTTACCGTGTGGATGATGAAGAGCTTCTTCGATGAGTTGTCGACAGACGTCGAGGATGCAGCCCGTATCGATGGGTCGTCAGAAATCAAAGTGTTTTTCAAGATCTGCCTGCCGCAGGTTGTTGCGGGGCTTGCCGCAACATTCGTTTTCGGTCTCATCCTCACCTGGAACGAATTCCTGTTCGCGCTGCTGCTGACGGGTCCTGATACACGCACCGTGCCTGTAGCCATGAACCAGGCCGTGTCTTCCGGCGGGCGCGGAACGGACTGGACGCTGCTGGCTGCCATTGAAACCCTGTTTCTTGTTCCCGTTTTCCTGGCCACCTTCTTTTTGCAGGATCACCTGCTGCGTGGCGTCACGTTTGGCACGGTCAGGAAGTGA
- a CDS encoding GntR family transcriptional regulator has protein sequence MNVTNPSQTRAASGQIDRPTSLAGDVYEAIFAQLMSLKIAPGARITVDSLVREFNVSQTPIREALGRLEGEGLVLKTHLIGYRAAPQITKRQLDEIYELRLRLEPYSAAKAAVRLDDTKLAMLREAAGLMARTEGKDERLRYSNFARQDADFHDKILACAENELIRQAIAFQHTHFHIFRLMFHSRVTEEALDEHEAILAAFAAADPVAAEEAMRVHIERSRDRLLLAFD, from the coding sequence ATGAACGTCACCAATCCTTCCCAAACCAGGGCCGCCAGCGGGCAGATCGATCGCCCCACCAGTCTGGCGGGCGACGTGTATGAGGCGATTTTCGCGCAGCTCATGTCGCTCAAGATCGCGCCCGGCGCGCGCATCACGGTCGATAGCCTGGTCCGCGAATTCAACGTGTCGCAAACGCCTATCCGTGAGGCGCTAGGTCGGCTCGAGGGTGAAGGTTTGGTGCTGAAGACGCACTTGATCGGCTATCGCGCGGCACCGCAGATCACCAAGCGCCAGCTTGACGAAATCTATGAGCTTCGATTGCGTCTCGAGCCCTACAGCGCCGCAAAGGCGGCGGTGCGCTTGGACGACACGAAGCTGGCGATGCTTCGCGAAGCGGCCGGCCTGATGGCCCGCACGGAAGGCAAGGACGAGCGCCTGCGGTACTCGAACTTCGCGCGGCAGGACGCCGACTTTCACGACAAGATATTGGCCTGCGCTGAGAACGAACTCATTCGTCAAGCCATCGCTTTCCAGCACACTCACTTTCACATTTTTCGTCTCATGTTCCATTCGCGCGTCACCGAAGAGGCTCTCGACGAGCACGAAGCCATATTGGCGGCCTTCGCGGCTGCGGATCCCGTGGCCGCCGAAGAAGCGATGCGCGTTCATATTGAACGCTCTCGCGATCGCCTGCTGCTAGCGTTCGATTGA
- a CDS encoding sugar phosphate isomerase/epimerase family protein — translation MKYGFNLLLWTGHVTDEHAPVLKALKRTGYDSVEVPIFEGTIDSYARLGEQLAKMDLDVTTASVLGAGCDPLSDDKMERQAAVERAKWVIDCTKALGGSIIAGPMHSELGRFTGKGPTADERKRGIEFHRRAGDHAGTHGMSFALEAVNRFECYFLNTMDQLASYLDEVDHPAIKGMYDTFHANIEEKDPVAAINTIKRHMIHVHISENDRGTPGKGHVPWGPTYKALRAAKYDGRLTIEAFGRAVPALAAATRVWRDFFPNEEEVYELGLKGMRQGWAEAGS, via the coding sequence ATGAAGTACGGATTCAATCTGCTGCTCTGGACAGGGCATGTCACCGACGAACATGCGCCTGTGCTGAAGGCGCTCAAGAGGACGGGTTATGATAGCGTGGAGGTTCCGATCTTCGAAGGCACGATCGATTCCTACGCAAGGCTCGGAGAGCAACTTGCTAAGATGGATCTCGACGTCACGACCGCGAGCGTGTTGGGCGCGGGGTGCGATCCACTCTCGGACGACAAGATGGAGCGGCAGGCTGCGGTCGAGCGGGCCAAATGGGTCATCGACTGCACCAAGGCGCTTGGAGGATCGATCATCGCCGGCCCGATGCACTCCGAACTCGGTCGCTTCACCGGGAAGGGGCCCACGGCGGATGAGCGCAAGCGCGGGATCGAATTTCATCGCCGCGCTGGCGATCATGCCGGAACGCACGGCATGAGCTTTGCCCTTGAGGCGGTGAACCGATTCGAATGCTACTTCCTCAACACGATGGATCAGTTGGCCAGCTATCTGGACGAAGTCGATCATCCCGCAATCAAAGGGATGTACGATACATTCCATGCCAATATCGAGGAGAAGGACCCGGTCGCCGCCATAAATACAATCAAGCGGCACATGATCCATGTCCATATCTCGGAGAATGACCGCGGCACCCCGGGGAAGGGCCATGTGCCGTGGGGTCCCACCTATAAGGCGCTCAGGGCCGCAAAATATGATGGTAGGTTGACGATCGAAGCCTTCGGCCGCGCCGTTCCGGCGCTCGCCGCCGCCACCCGCGTGTGGCGCGACTTCTTCCCCAACGAGGAGGAGGTTTATGAGCTCGGGCTCAAGGGCATGCGGCAAGGCTGGGCCGAGGCCGGGTCCTGA
- a CDS encoding extracellular solute-binding protein, whose amino-acid sequence MTATREINRMVMAAGLAASLVLGTTFAFAGDVTLTMAVPDWPPTRIMKKFFDEQYKPKSGNTVKLQVDFIPWPDFYTRVNASLTSGERKYNFIVSDSQWLGAFVEGGYFRKINDLLNADPEFMKTFKDIHPNALNSYSTYPHKSENYYGFPQFPDVLVNFARKDIICHEAEQKNFTAKFNQKLPCTSEELDAMTWDDFKNVGEFFRRKKGEMLAGKPAEDDFYGIAFQAGKSYDFSSMQINGFIWQMGGDIWDETQAPNSKAEGIVNSPAAVKALEKYLSLIAYMPPLAKTGTMDIFKSDELFRQGKVAMSINWIGLAEASLDPKTSKVSDNLVFGMMPGTKGADGKLVRWSNIGGQPFVLTTWTTDAQIKEAVEFVKWWLSSNIQHQFAAAGGQSAIKSVYSDPKYVTYRPWNRAWAPSLDWQKDVWHVPQFFELLTQQQDQYDLAITGRQDAKTTQDNIAKFQQRLLKEVGLTK is encoded by the coding sequence ATGACCGCGACGAGGGAGATCAACAGGATGGTGATGGCGGCCGGGCTTGCCGCTTCGCTGGTGCTGGGAACGACATTTGCTTTCGCCGGTGATGTGACGCTGACGATGGCTGTGCCGGATTGGCCACCAACGCGCATCATGAAGAAGTTTTTCGACGAGCAGTACAAGCCAAAGTCCGGCAACACGGTGAAGCTCCAGGTGGATTTCATTCCGTGGCCAGACTTCTATACCCGCGTGAATGCGTCGCTCACATCAGGCGAGCGGAAATATAACTTCATCGTGTCGGACTCGCAGTGGCTGGGCGCGTTCGTCGAAGGCGGCTATTTCCGGAAGATCAACGATCTGCTCAACGCAGATCCCGAGTTCATGAAGACGTTCAAGGACATCCATCCGAACGCGCTGAACTCCTACTCAACTTATCCGCACAAGTCGGAAAATTACTACGGCTTTCCGCAGTTTCCCGATGTGCTGGTGAACTTCGCGCGAAAGGACATTATCTGCCACGAAGCAGAACAGAAGAACTTCACGGCGAAATTCAACCAGAAACTTCCCTGCACGAGCGAAGAGCTCGACGCCATGACCTGGGACGACTTCAAGAACGTCGGCGAATTCTTTCGCCGCAAGAAGGGCGAGATGCTGGCCGGCAAGCCCGCCGAAGACGATTTTTACGGCATCGCGTTTCAGGCGGGCAAGAGCTACGACTTCTCGTCGATGCAGATCAACGGCTTTATTTGGCAAATGGGTGGTGACATCTGGGATGAGACCCAGGCACCCAACAGCAAAGCGGAAGGTATTGTGAACTCGCCGGCGGCCGTGAAGGCGCTGGAGAAGTATCTGAGCCTGATCGCATACATGCCGCCTCTCGCCAAGACGGGCACGATGGACATCTTCAAGTCGGATGAGCTGTTCCGCCAGGGTAAGGTGGCCATGAGCATCAACTGGATCGGCCTTGCCGAAGCCTCGCTTGATCCGAAAACTTCGAAGGTCTCAGACAACCTGGTGTTCGGCATGATGCCGGGAACCAAAGGTGCTGACGGCAAGCTGGTCCGCTGGTCCAATATTGGCGGCCAGCCCTTCGTGCTGACCACCTGGACGACCGACGCACAGATCAAAGAGGCCGTGGAATTCGTGAAGTGGTGGCTGTCGTCGAACATCCAGCACCAGTTTGCGGCGGCCGGCGGTCAGTCTGCCATCAAGTCCGTGTACTCGGATCCGAAGTACGTAACTTACCGCCCCTGGAACAGGGCTTGGGCTCCTTCGCTGGATTGGCAGAAGGACGTGTGGCACGTGCCGCAGTTCTTCGAGTTGCTGACCCAGCAGCAAGACCAGTACGATCTCGCCATTACTGGCAGGCAGGATGCCAAGACGACTCAGGACAATATCGCCAAGTTCCAGCAACGCCTGCTCAAGGAGGTGGGGCTGACTAAGTAA
- a CDS encoding carbohydrate ABC transporter permease: MVTLPASGSFWVVGAMSALVAAAFAVNAYRRRYYGGLLVAPAIAVLFVMNIFPLLWSLGLSFFAYQSNLQSIRFVGLNNYIKVLTDEVAAPGNWNALINTAMFAVCTVSAQMIVGFLLAMLFAKQFPLRKYLLILVLTPMMLSVVASGVFFTYYYDPTFGILSYVINSVAGGQFIVMDSKAGAVAGIVFADAWMWSPFVMLLVLAGLVSVPKYLYEAAAIDRVSAWRRFWSITFPYIRGLLMLALLFRTIEAFKLADLVIVLTKGGNDTMTISYHLIRIANEQNKTSEGAAISYIILFIVIVLTNLYLYVANPKNREA; this comes from the coding sequence GTGGTGACGCTGCCGGCGTCCGGTTCCTTCTGGGTCGTTGGCGCTATGTCGGCTTTGGTCGCCGCGGCATTCGCGGTGAATGCCTACCGCCGTCGCTATTATGGCGGGCTCCTGGTCGCGCCCGCCATCGCCGTTCTATTCGTGATGAACATCTTCCCGCTGCTTTGGTCCCTGGGGCTTTCATTTTTTGCCTACCAGTCGAACCTGCAGTCCATCCGTTTCGTCGGCCTCAACAACTACATCAAGGTTCTGACCGACGAGGTCGCGGCGCCCGGCAACTGGAACGCCCTCATCAACACCGCAATGTTCGCGGTGTGCACAGTCTCTGCACAGATGATCGTGGGGTTTCTCCTGGCGATGCTTTTTGCCAAGCAGTTCCCGCTGCGGAAATATCTGCTGATTCTGGTTCTCACACCGATGATGCTGTCGGTCGTGGCCTCAGGTGTCTTCTTCACCTACTATTATGACCCCACCTTCGGCATCCTGAGCTATGTGATCAATAGCGTCGCCGGCGGCCAGTTCATCGTCATGGACAGCAAGGCGGGCGCGGTAGCCGGTATCGTTTTTGCCGACGCCTGGATGTGGTCGCCCTTCGTCATGCTGCTCGTGCTGGCGGGCCTCGTGTCCGTGCCGAAATATCTCTACGAGGCAGCCGCAATCGACAGGGTCTCCGCCTGGCGACGCTTCTGGAGCATCACCTTCCCCTATATCCGCGGGCTCCTGATGTTGGCGCTGTTGTTCCGCACCATCGAAGCTTTCAAGCTGGCAGACCTTGTGATCGTGCTGACCAAGGGCGGAAACGACACAATGACGATCTCCTACCACTTGATCCGCATTGCCAACGAACAGAACAAGACAAGCGAGGGAGCCGCCATCTCCTACATCATCCTCTTCATAGTGATCGTGCTCACGAACCTTTATCTCTACGTTGCCAATCCCAAGAACCGGGAGGCCTGA
- a CDS encoding type 1 glutamine amidotransferase domain-containing protein: MSASPQATAFNRMQQLMSSSPVPSISTELLVTADGELNRELKSFLLDPPTNPSLLKGKRIAICCTNGVEEVEILGAHRWLTEHGATVHVVSPRIGEFHPTLGLRFPPQCATHVLAIRLMENAGWLKIDRYTDEARAEDYDAMLLPGGCWNPDALRMDQHARAFVSAMYEAGKPTCAICHGQWVMVSAKILKGKRATAVWNIQIDLENAGATVLDEPCVVDGNLITARFPYDLPRLIDAMVKQLVSAKG; this comes from the coding sequence ATGAGCGCGTCTCCGCAAGCCACGGCCTTCAACCGCATGCAGCAACTAATGTCCTCTTCGCCGGTCCCATCTATTTCGACTGAATTGTTGGTGACGGCTGACGGCGAGTTGAACCGAGAGCTCAAGAGCTTCCTGCTTGATCCGCCTACAAATCCAAGTCTACTCAAGGGCAAGCGCATCGCCATCTGCTGCACCAATGGCGTGGAGGAAGTGGAGATTCTGGGTGCTCATCGCTGGCTCACCGAGCACGGCGCCACTGTTCATGTTGTCTCGCCCCGCATCGGTGAGTTTCATCCCACGCTCGGCCTCCGCTTCCCGCCGCAATGCGCCACCCATGTCCTTGCCATCCGCCTCATGGAAAATGCAGGCTGGCTGAAGATCGACCGCTACACGGACGAAGCCAGGGCGGAGGATTACGACGCCATGCTTCTGCCGGGCGGATGCTGGAACCCTGATGCGCTGCGCATGGACCAGCATGCGCGCGCGTTTGTGAGCGCCATGTATGAAGCGGGCAAGCCCACATGCGCCATCTGTCATGGCCAGTGGGTTATGGTGAGCGCCAAGATCCTCAAAGGCAAGCGCGCCACGGCTGTGTGGAACATACAGATCGACCTCGAAAACGCTGGCGCTACGGTCCTGGACGAACCCTGCGTGGTCGACGGCAACCTGATTACGGCCCGTTTCCCTTATGACCTGCCGCGCCTGATTGACGCGATGGTGAAGCAGCTGGTGTCTGCAAAGGGCTAA